One stretch of Roseimicrobium sp. ORNL1 DNA includes these proteins:
- a CDS encoding ATP-binding protein, producing MPAQPPTLFTSQDVLAGGGEMGARMREMDWSQSPLGPVEEWPQSLKTCVRILLTCRQPMFIWWGEQLINLYNDAYKSIVGGKHPEALGQPASVVWREIWDAVQPRAESAMLKNEGTYDEALLLIMERYGYQEETYYTFSYSPVPNDQGGAGGIICTNTDDTRRIVGERQLELLRALATTTLDARTVQSACSQSIKALQTNRRDLPFAMIYLVDGSNTCVTLAGASGIASGHVAAPALVPLNDESLWPFVKVLTEHQPRIVDLMEAWGDLPSGDWEVPPRRAALLPISIAGESGQQGVLIVGLNPFRQYDSAYEGFISLVAGQISASLASAHGYEEEKRRAEALAEIDRAKTAFFSNVSHEFRTPLTLMLGPLEDTLRQPEASMDAPVREELQVVHRNGLRLLKLVNALLDFSRIEAGRMKAVCEPVDLASLTAELAGAFRSAVEKAGMKLEVDCPPLSTPAYVDREMWEKVVLNLVSNAYKHTFEGSIRVHLTEQEGTACLSVQDSGIGIPEEALPRLFERFFRVEGSRSRTHEGSGIGLSLVQELVKLHGGSITATSSLGGGSTFEVRIPLGHAHLPGERPSAERLVATPQHAEAFLQEALRWADNGGTDQPLDDVPLPMPEAGEHEGSHPRVVVADDNADMRDYLRHLLAPSYRVHTVGNGFAALEAVQSEPTDLVLTDIMMPGLDGFGLLRELRTDPLTRDIPIIMLSARAGEEARIEGIDAGADDYLVKPFSARELLARVAANLRLVRLRRENAARVESILESTSDAFIAVDHTWRITYANGRYRRMVEPFVEASQDLVGQNLWEHVPGLAESEAGERYRHAMVTQEPDSFEVYYDPLQVIMEVRVFPSPGMLSIYLRDITQRRATEEALHDTRDRLEATLSAAEIGTWTWDIEKNEVTADRKLAQLFPMMKSGQVASVQDYLQHVHPDDRVRVQQDVATALAGERPGFECDVRLVMEDGSIRWVTARGRIQRDEEGRAVRFPGVVVDITARKRAEEALRGNELRLRAVFSQASTLIAIVAADGTLLDCNDAALAAAKVELPVEKGRPYWETSWWNQDAGVQKRIRAAIEAAVSGMPAHFETNYYAGDGKTRWLDVHTTPVTDAGNLAFILVEGRDITELNEARTALVQARDGAERASQAKDDFLASLSHELRTPLNPVLLLATEAAHNTTFPKEAREDFDTIAKNVMLEARLIDDLLDLTLITRGKMPLDMGLRDAHEIVRDAVSTVNMEMDQKSIALTLRLAAQEHQVWGDAVRLQQVFWNILKNAVKFTPAGGSIRLSTRNDGPDHDLIIELTDSGIGMTSEELARVFDYFSQGEHAGGGGSHRFGGLGLGLAISRMLVEMHAGSIQASSDGRNFGTTIGIRLATTKMTPSGRVSIPPEFREAVPVIVVEDDEVPASLRILLVEDHEPTRVALAQLLKRRKHLVTTAGTVAEALAAAESKAFDLVMSDIGLPDGTGNDLMRELRSRYKLRGIALTGYGMSEDIARTQAAGFMAHLTKPISVQLLDQALLAAHDRLM from the coding sequence GTGCCTGCCCAACCTCCCACGCTCTTCACCTCACAGGATGTCCTGGCCGGTGGCGGTGAAATGGGAGCCCGCATGCGCGAGATGGACTGGAGCCAGTCCCCCTTGGGACCGGTGGAGGAGTGGCCGCAGAGTCTGAAGACCTGCGTGCGCATCCTGCTCACCTGCCGCCAGCCCATGTTCATCTGGTGGGGTGAGCAGCTTATCAATCTCTACAACGACGCGTACAAGAGCATCGTGGGCGGGAAACATCCCGAAGCGCTGGGCCAGCCAGCCTCCGTGGTGTGGCGCGAAATCTGGGATGCCGTGCAGCCGCGTGCGGAGTCCGCGATGCTGAAGAATGAGGGCACCTATGATGAGGCGCTGCTGCTCATCATGGAGCGCTACGGGTACCAGGAGGAGACGTACTACACCTTCTCCTACAGCCCGGTGCCCAATGACCAGGGCGGTGCAGGCGGCATCATCTGCACCAATACGGATGACACCCGGCGCATCGTCGGTGAGCGGCAGCTGGAGCTGCTGCGCGCGCTGGCCACTACCACCCTGGATGCGCGCACCGTGCAAAGCGCCTGCAGCCAGAGCATCAAGGCGCTTCAAACCAACCGCCGCGACTTGCCCTTCGCCATGATCTACCTGGTGGATGGCAGCAACACCTGTGTGACTCTCGCGGGGGCGTCCGGCATCGCGTCCGGGCACGTCGCCGCGCCTGCGTTGGTTCCCCTGAATGACGAGTCGTTGTGGCCCTTTGTGAAAGTGCTCACGGAGCATCAGCCCCGCATCGTGGATCTCATGGAGGCATGGGGTGACTTGCCTTCCGGCGACTGGGAGGTGCCACCCAGGAGGGCTGCTTTACTGCCCATCTCCATCGCGGGTGAATCCGGACAGCAGGGAGTGCTCATCGTCGGCCTGAATCCCTTCCGCCAATACGACTCCGCCTATGAGGGCTTCATCTCCCTGGTAGCGGGCCAGATTTCCGCCAGCCTGGCGAGCGCGCACGGATACGAGGAGGAAAAACGTCGCGCGGAGGCGTTGGCAGAAATCGACCGTGCGAAGACCGCCTTCTTCAGCAATGTGAGCCACGAGTTCCGCACGCCGCTCACGCTCATGCTGGGGCCCCTGGAGGATACGCTTCGGCAGCCAGAGGCCAGCATGGACGCGCCCGTGCGTGAGGAGTTGCAGGTCGTGCATCGCAATGGCCTGCGCCTGCTGAAGCTGGTGAATGCCCTGCTGGACTTCTCCCGCATTGAAGCCGGGCGCATGAAGGCGGTTTGTGAACCCGTGGATCTCGCCAGTCTCACCGCGGAGCTCGCTGGTGCCTTCCGCTCGGCCGTGGAGAAGGCGGGCATGAAACTGGAGGTGGACTGCCCCCCTCTCTCCACTCCTGCTTATGTCGACCGCGAGATGTGGGAGAAGGTGGTGCTCAATCTCGTTTCCAACGCCTACAAGCACACCTTCGAGGGAAGCATCCGTGTGCATCTGACCGAGCAGGAGGGCACGGCTTGTCTCTCGGTGCAGGACAGTGGCATCGGCATCCCTGAGGAAGCACTGCCGCGGCTCTTTGAGCGGTTCTTCCGCGTGGAGGGCTCACGCTCGCGCACGCATGAGGGCAGCGGCATCGGTCTCTCCCTGGTGCAGGAGCTGGTGAAACTGCACGGAGGCAGCATCACCGCGACCAGCTCGCTCGGCGGGGGGAGCACGTTTGAGGTGCGGATTCCTCTCGGCCATGCCCACCTTCCAGGGGAGCGCCCCAGCGCAGAGCGTTTGGTGGCCACACCGCAACATGCCGAGGCCTTCCTGCAGGAAGCCCTGCGCTGGGCAGACAACGGCGGGACCGACCAGCCCCTGGATGATGTCCCGCTCCCCATGCCTGAAGCGGGGGAGCACGAAGGCAGTCACCCGCGAGTAGTGGTGGCGGATGACAACGCGGACATGCGCGACTATCTCCGCCACCTTCTTGCACCCTCCTACCGTGTGCACACCGTGGGGAACGGCTTTGCCGCCCTGGAGGCAGTGCAGAGTGAGCCGACGGATCTCGTGCTCACGGACATCATGATGCCCGGGCTCGACGGCTTCGGCCTGTTGCGCGAGTTGCGTACGGATCCGCTCACGCGGGACATCCCCATCATCATGCTCTCCGCGCGCGCTGGTGAAGAAGCGCGCATTGAGGGCATCGACGCGGGTGCGGACGATTATCTGGTGAAGCCCTTCAGCGCACGGGAGTTGCTGGCCCGTGTGGCAGCGAATCTCCGCCTCGTGCGACTGCGCCGCGAAAACGCCGCCCGTGTGGAGAGCATCCTGGAGAGCACCAGTGACGCCTTCATCGCCGTGGATCACACCTGGCGCATCACTTACGCAAACGGTCGCTACCGCAGAATGGTGGAGCCATTCGTGGAGGCCTCGCAGGATCTGGTGGGCCAGAATTTGTGGGAGCACGTGCCGGGACTTGCCGAGTCGGAAGCGGGCGAGCGCTACCGCCACGCGATGGTCACCCAGGAGCCGGACTCCTTTGAGGTGTATTATGATCCACTACAGGTCATCATGGAGGTGCGCGTGTTCCCCTCGCCCGGGATGCTGTCCATTTACCTCCGGGACATCACCCAGCGTCGGGCCACGGAAGAAGCCCTGCACGACACGCGAGACCGTCTGGAAGCGACGCTGAGTGCTGCGGAAATTGGCACCTGGACATGGGACATCGAGAAGAACGAAGTGACCGCGGACCGGAAGTTGGCCCAGCTTTTCCCCATGATGAAGTCCGGCCAGGTCGCCTCGGTGCAGGACTATCTGCAGCATGTGCACCCGGATGACCGCGTGCGTGTGCAGCAGGACGTGGCCACCGCCCTCGCGGGAGAACGCCCGGGCTTCGAGTGCGATGTTCGCCTTGTCATGGAAGACGGGAGCATCCGCTGGGTCACGGCGCGAGGCCGTATACAGCGGGATGAGGAGGGCCGTGCCGTGAGATTTCCCGGCGTGGTGGTGGATATCACGGCACGCAAGCGGGCGGAGGAAGCCCTGCGCGGCAACGAGCTGCGACTGCGCGCCGTCTTCAGCCAGGCATCCACGCTCATTGCCATCGTGGCCGCGGATGGCACCCTCCTCGACTGCAACGACGCCGCTCTCGCCGCCGCCAAGGTGGAACTCCCCGTGGAGAAAGGCCGCCCCTACTGGGAAACGTCCTGGTGGAATCAGGATGCCGGCGTGCAGAAACGCATCCGCGCCGCCATCGAGGCCGCAGTGAGTGGCATGCCCGCCCATTTCGAGACCAACTACTATGCCGGCGATGGCAAAACGCGCTGGCTCGACGTGCATACCACCCCCGTCACCGACGCGGGCAATCTCGCCTTCATCCTGGTGGAAGGACGCGACATCACCGAGCTGAACGAAGCTCGAACCGCACTGGTCCAGGCGCGCGATGGAGCGGAGCGCGCCAGCCAGGCGAAGGATGATTTCCTTGCCTCCCTCTCGCACGAGCTCCGCACGCCGCTGAATCCCGTGCTGCTGCTGGCCACCGAAGCTGCGCACAACACCACCTTCCCCAAGGAAGCGCGGGAGGACTTCGACACCATTGCGAAGAACGTGATGCTGGAAGCGCGGCTCATCGATGACCTGCTGGATCTCACACTCATCACCCGTGGGAAGATGCCGCTCGACATGGGCCTGCGTGATGCGCACGAAATCGTCCGCGACGCCGTCTCCACCGTGAACATGGAGATGGATCAAAAGTCCATCGCCCTCACCCTGCGCCTCGCCGCGCAGGAGCATCAGGTGTGGGGAGATGCCGTGCGCCTCCAGCAAGTCTTCTGGAACATCCTGAAGAATGCCGTGAAATTCACCCCTGCAGGCGGCAGCATCCGGCTCTCCACGCGGAATGACGGACCGGACCACGATCTCATCATTGAACTTACGGACAGTGGCATCGGCATGACGAGCGAGGAGCTGGCGCGCGTCTTCGACTACTTCTCACAGGGTGAACATGCCGGCGGCGGTGGCTCCCATCGTTTCGGCGGTCTGGGCCTTGGGCTGGCGATCTCGCGCATGCTGGTGGAGATGCACGCGGGCTCCATCCAGGCCAGCAGTGATGGCCGGAACTTCGGCACCACCATCGGCATCCGCCTCGCCACCACGAAGATGACTCCATCTGGTCGCGTCTCGATTCCTCCGGAGTTCCGGGAAGCCGTCCCCGTCATCGTGGTGGAGGACGATGAAGTTCCTGCCAGCCTGCGCATCCTTTTGGTGGAGGATCACGAGCCCACCCGCGTGGCCCTCGCACAGCTGCTGAAGCGCCGCAAGCACCTGGTCACCACGGCTGGCACCGTCGCGGAAGCCCTCGCTGCGGCGGAGAGCAAAGCGTTTGATCTCGTCATGTCAGACATCGGCCTGCCCGACGGCACGGGGAATGACCTCATGCGCGAACTCCGCAGCCGGTACAAGCTGCGCGGCATCGCCCTCACAGGCTACGGCATGAGCGAAGACATCGCCCGCACCCAGGCCGCCGGCTTCATGGCGCATCTCACGAAGCCCATCAGCGTGCAGTTGCTCGACCAGGCTCTTTTGGCGGCGCATGATCGGCTGATGTAA
- a CDS encoding serine/threonine-protein kinase, which translates to MSTTDSDPLGSQSSSSPPPVRTCPHCGAVLPADAPEGQCPACLLLNLTLEPTAVSPTQPAEPPKPPSPPLTPEALAPHFPQLEILECLGRGGMGVVYKARQKSLNRLVALKLLAPEREKDAAFAERFTREAQALALLSHSHIVTVYDFGVTGPSSEGAGDGFYYLLMEYVDGVNLRQLLDQRKLTAEEALKIVPPLCDALQFAHERGIVHRDIKPENLLLDRRGQVKIADFGIAKMMGNGTPSYTVGSEPKESAPSALGVTQPETALGTPAYMAPEQASAPERVDSRADIYSLGVVFYEMLTGELPARQMEAASSRLKNLHIDVRLDEIVLRALEKKPEMRWQTAADLRTRIEEVSSVSASAPPAQPGTPIPAGVATPRPFRPWMQRFVARSLASRQMLFWCLLIAGVLLTACFMMPVSKYRAHPALIVPAERPYVLNSKDEWVIRGEFGVPDAWWSETTRQATVPTVDVDGKPVGRTAAGGPQIERSVNLLTWSYAMGLVAAIVWMALWYCVAAEQRAGDRLPPAQRAFAAPLVDRSQGVRIRWWRILTLLLAFCGMSAAFSGHTTALMMLLLGDAPTPAFNALWTTFFLSFALIRGLGQELVGASSTTGAATVGYGDLPVMPHTRPNASQRTAAAVGVVMAFVVPFLIYWLSELTGGGIKDRFLISAFLVTWGVSTCLAHWVMRRGMLSDAATRIWLRATAVCGWLLVLPVVGFACFSAMSLAGESSSGWNPAPTEAFIVPAFWLGAVLLPLASWYLWRVSGPPTVSQPPPGRSPWKVALGVFMLLAALVVPIAHLGSYSVVQAREQATYLRHKTVLQQRLIVHEANLDRLQGMLRDAQDQQRQASDQGKKAELQDRLDATRKTVASAERVTAVSRNELQTLTPPPAAAGWGAGLGYLMLGSSACVAAAMLLFRRPKVSGDWYPRFALPVLLVMALGYVVFALGHCFWTVMPHSGQHGRVEFPFAYNHSVRGNVLVVTLTAKVSNRDVELRTLLSGAVMSREQEQLAARMYEGPKAVPGSTPLQPRFTLYRGTNVMELAFAFPDEATAREAGGNLQPVGVLSPVPGQAVSGILFQVRSRDHGVYQGEMQIAVPESKLSVEDQLVVDSASMPPLPPASDVAASEAYLARLRSELQSWREQRKNLLATFRSEHPAIKLVDARINAADTLIRAVTEKIKEQAVNEPAAGVPPSTPPDPPVMDTSDAALRTLEWKTFDQAPGKYWRQLADVRRYREAAELIERYLALHPELEEGTQQVNGASLHFHAAQCQAFARDKEKALEHLKKSLHHLPSSNRESLLWNFYVNATTWFMMDSRGLMLSQYAELAQRAAFNDPNLVTLDRLLAGFGKPYEEAYQADDSADHKKLSADFFNRAWELMDMRHQRTAEEDAQMLSYAHASLAHWRQRDDCQTRNLSIAYWQISRVYAVLRDESGAHCFAQLCLAASTQEPPYYLGYAHEAMARAALLMKSGDRRWFQEHLKRARDQAALVTEAGNRRRLERDLNELEASATSSASIPGLDAPAPAPTAAPAITTRTVKLTFATPHSPGEITGWLKSILSGSDDSFEISPDKFSFRITAAPEAMYRAIACLEALDSPEPLVRPNDDGNAKPTRYFCDTATNAARAFIHACAIRDYEAMASVMDLAALGGLKDSKVESRVSFLRPYLGLGPVAFAKMRAESPDDVPEDLDAAWDALEKELRGEWPGKREALERLGRQFLQYPMERFALNSTSSDDPAVVRTYYEGSARPPGVLCIMPEVRYHKPQQKRYQISRCIPPETRASAGSILSEGRVFPPE; encoded by the coding sequence ATGAGCACCACCGACAGCGACCCACTTGGGTCTCAATCCTCTTCATCACCTCCTCCTGTGCGCACCTGCCCGCACTGCGGAGCGGTATTGCCGGCGGATGCTCCGGAAGGCCAGTGTCCTGCCTGCCTGCTGCTGAACCTCACTCTGGAGCCCACGGCAGTCTCACCCACGCAACCGGCGGAGCCGCCCAAGCCACCCTCTCCGCCGCTCACGCCGGAAGCACTGGCGCCGCATTTCCCACAGCTCGAAATCCTGGAGTGCCTGGGCCGAGGCGGCATGGGCGTGGTGTACAAGGCGCGGCAAAAGTCGCTGAACCGGCTTGTGGCGCTCAAGCTCCTGGCGCCCGAGCGTGAGAAGGACGCGGCCTTTGCAGAGCGCTTCACCCGGGAGGCGCAGGCGCTGGCCTTGCTGAGTCATTCGCACATCGTCACGGTGTATGACTTCGGCGTCACCGGCCCGTCATCGGAGGGTGCGGGTGATGGATTCTATTATCTCCTGATGGAATATGTGGATGGGGTGAACCTGCGCCAGCTCCTGGACCAGCGGAAGCTGACGGCGGAGGAGGCGCTGAAGATTGTGCCGCCACTCTGCGATGCCCTGCAGTTTGCCCACGAGCGCGGTATTGTGCACCGGGATATCAAGCCGGAGAACCTGCTGCTCGACCGGCGCGGCCAGGTGAAGATTGCGGACTTCGGCATCGCGAAGATGATGGGAAATGGGACACCATCCTATACCGTAGGGAGCGAGCCGAAAGAATCTGCGCCTTCCGCATTGGGCGTGACGCAGCCGGAGACGGCGCTGGGCACGCCTGCCTACATGGCGCCGGAGCAGGCGAGTGCTCCAGAGCGTGTGGATAGCCGGGCGGACATCTATTCCCTGGGTGTGGTCTTCTACGAGATGCTGACGGGAGAACTTCCTGCCAGGCAGATGGAGGCCGCTAGTTCGCGATTGAAGAATCTGCACATCGATGTGCGGTTGGATGAAATTGTGCTGCGCGCGTTGGAGAAGAAGCCCGAGATGCGCTGGCAAACCGCGGCGGATTTGCGTACACGTATCGAGGAGGTGAGTTCGGTATCTGCTTCTGCACCACCTGCGCAGCCGGGCACGCCGATACCAGCGGGTGTTGCAACACCCCGGCCCTTCCGTCCATGGATGCAGCGGTTTGTGGCGCGGAGTCTTGCCAGCAGGCAGATGCTCTTCTGGTGCCTGTTGATTGCGGGCGTGTTGCTGACCGCTTGTTTCATGATGCCGGTGTCGAAATATCGCGCCCATCCTGCACTCATTGTACCGGCGGAGCGGCCGTATGTTCTCAACAGCAAGGACGAGTGGGTCATCAGAGGAGAGTTCGGTGTGCCCGATGCCTGGTGGAGCGAAACGACGCGCCAAGCCACCGTGCCAACCGTGGACGTGGATGGCAAACCCGTTGGCCGCACCGCGGCGGGCGGGCCGCAGATCGAGCGCTCAGTGAATCTGCTCACCTGGTCTTATGCCATGGGGCTTGTCGCGGCCATCGTCTGGATGGCGTTGTGGTATTGTGTGGCCGCAGAGCAGCGCGCGGGAGACCGGCTGCCACCTGCGCAGCGGGCCTTTGCTGCGCCACTAGTGGATCGCAGTCAGGGAGTGCGAATTCGGTGGTGGCGCATCCTCACGTTGTTGCTGGCCTTCTGCGGAATGTCTGCCGCTTTCTCGGGACACACGACCGCACTCATGATGCTGTTGCTGGGAGATGCGCCCACACCCGCCTTCAATGCCCTGTGGACCACCTTCTTTCTCTCCTTTGCTCTTATCAGGGGACTGGGACAGGAGTTGGTGGGCGCTTCTTCAACAACCGGAGCAGCGACCGTGGGATACGGGGACCTGCCCGTGATGCCCCATACGCGCCCCAATGCCTCCCAGAGAACCGCAGCGGCCGTGGGCGTAGTCATGGCATTTGTCGTTCCCTTTCTCATCTACTGGCTGAGCGAGCTGACTGGAGGTGGGATCAAGGACAGGTTTCTCATCTCCGCGTTTCTGGTGACATGGGGTGTATCCACCTGCCTGGCACACTGGGTGATGAGGCGGGGAATGCTCTCGGACGCTGCCACACGCATCTGGCTGCGCGCCACTGCCGTGTGCGGGTGGTTGCTCGTATTGCCCGTCGTGGGGTTTGCGTGCTTCTCTGCAATGAGTCTGGCCGGTGAATCATCATCGGGATGGAATCCTGCACCGACAGAGGCATTCATCGTGCCGGCGTTCTGGCTCGGGGCCGTGCTGCTACCGCTGGCTTCATGGTACTTGTGGCGGGTGAGTGGTCCGCCCACCGTATCGCAGCCTCCACCAGGCCGCAGTCCATGGAAGGTGGCCTTGGGAGTGTTCATGTTGCTGGCGGCTCTCGTCGTTCCGATCGCTCATCTGGGGTCCTACTCCGTCGTACAGGCTCGCGAACAGGCCACCTACCTCCGACACAAGACGGTGCTGCAACAGCGTTTGATTGTTCATGAAGCCAACCTGGACCGTCTGCAAGGGATGCTCCGTGATGCACAAGATCAGCAGCGGCAGGCATCGGATCAGGGGAAAAAGGCAGAACTCCAAGACAGATTGGATGCTACACGCAAGACGGTTGCTTCTGCCGAGCGAGTCACGGCTGTCTCGCGCAATGAATTGCAAACGCTGACCCCGCCGCCCGCCGCTGCAGGCTGGGGTGCGGGATTGGGCTACCTGATGCTGGGTTCATCGGCATGTGTGGCAGCGGCGATGTTGCTATTCCGACGTCCCAAGGTGTCAGGGGATTGGTATCCCCGATTCGCCCTGCCCGTTCTTCTTGTGATGGCACTGGGCTATGTGGTGTTCGCTCTGGGGCACTGTTTCTGGACAGTGATGCCACATTCTGGACAGCACGGCAGGGTGGAGTTCCCCTTCGCCTACAATCACTCGGTCCGCGGGAATGTGCTGGTGGTGACGCTCACCGCGAAGGTGAGCAATCGTGATGTGGAATTGCGGACCCTCCTGAGCGGCGCAGTTATGAGCAGGGAGCAAGAACAGCTCGCTGCGAGGATGTATGAAGGGCCCAAGGCTGTCCCCGGTTCCACACCTCTGCAACCGAGGTTTACCCTCTATCGTGGCACCAATGTGATGGAACTCGCCTTCGCTTTTCCGGATGAGGCGACAGCGCGCGAAGCAGGCGGAAATCTGCAACCTGTAGGTGTCCTTTCTCCTGTGCCCGGCCAGGCGGTCTCAGGCATTCTGTTCCAGGTCCGATCACGGGACCACGGGGTGTATCAGGGTGAGATGCAAATTGCTGTTCCTGAATCGAAGCTTTCTGTGGAGGACCAACTGGTGGTGGATTCAGCTTCCATGCCACCCCTGCCTCCAGCGAGTGATGTGGCAGCGTCTGAGGCCTACCTCGCGCGTCTGCGTTCCGAACTCCAGTCCTGGCGCGAACAACGCAAGAATCTCCTGGCGACCTTTCGATCCGAGCATCCTGCCATCAAGTTAGTCGATGCACGTATTAACGCAGCGGATACACTCATCCGTGCCGTCACAGAGAAGATAAAGGAGCAGGCCGTCAATGAGCCTGCCGCCGGCGTTCCACCGTCCACCCCTCCAGACCCTCCTGTCATGGACACCTCCGATGCAGCCCTGCGCACACTCGAGTGGAAGACTTTTGATCAAGCACCCGGCAAGTACTGGCGGCAGCTCGCGGACGTGCGTCGCTATCGCGAGGCTGCGGAGCTCATCGAACGCTACCTCGCGCTCCATCCCGAGCTCGAGGAGGGGACGCAGCAAGTGAATGGCGCCAGCCTGCACTTCCATGCAGCGCAATGTCAGGCGTTTGCGAGAGACAAGGAGAAGGCCCTGGAGCATTTGAAGAAGTCGCTGCATCACCTGCCGTCCTCCAACCGCGAGAGCCTGCTGTGGAACTTCTATGTAAACGCCACTACCTGGTTCATGATGGACTCGCGGGGACTGATGCTCTCGCAGTACGCGGAGCTGGCGCAGCGGGCTGCGTTCAACGATCCCAACCTGGTCACACTCGACCGTCTGCTGGCGGGGTTTGGCAAACCTTATGAGGAGGCGTATCAGGCTGATGACAGTGCAGACCACAAGAAGCTTTCTGCAGATTTTTTTAATCGGGCCTGGGAACTGATGGACATGCGCCATCAACGCACTGCCGAGGAAGATGCACAGATGCTTTCGTATGCTCACGCCTCGCTCGCACACTGGCGCCAGCGGGACGACTGCCAGACCAGGAACTTATCCATCGCGTACTGGCAAATTTCCCGGGTCTATGCCGTACTGCGAGATGAATCTGGTGCGCATTGCTTTGCCCAGCTCTGCCTTGCCGCCAGCACGCAGGAGCCGCCCTACTACCTTGGTTATGCCCACGAAGCCATGGCACGTGCGGCCTTGCTGATGAAGTCTGGAGATCGTCGGTGGTTTCAGGAGCATCTCAAACGCGCCAGGGATCAAGCAGCACTAGTGACAGAAGCAGGCAACCGGAGGAGGCTCGAAAGGGACCTCAATGAACTGGAGGCTTCGGCGACTTCAAGTGCATCCATTCCGGGGCTGGATGCGCCTGCACCTGCTCCCACGGCGGCGCCTGCAATCACCACTCGCACGGTCAAGCTCACCTTTGCCACGCCGCATTCGCCAGGGGAAATCACCGGCTGGCTGAAGTCCATCCTTTCGGGCTCGGACGACTCTTTCGAAATCTCGCCTGACAAGTTTTCTTTCAGGATCACCGCCGCACCAGAGGCAATGTATCGTGCCATCGCCTGTCTGGAGGCGCTGGATTCCCCGGAACCGCTCGTGCGCCCCAACGATGATGGAAACGCGAAGCCCACACGGTACTTCTGCGATACCGCTACCAACGCGGCACGCGCCTTCATCCACGCCTGCGCTATCAGGGACTATGAGGCCATGGCTTCCGTCATGGACCTGGCGGCCCTTGGCGGCCTCAAAGACTCAAAGGTCGAGAGCCGTGTGTCCTTCCTCCGCCCTTATCTCGGTCTCGGGCCGGTGGCTTTTGCGAAGATGCGAGCTGAAAGTCCTGATGATGTGCCGGAAGATTTGGACGCCGCGTGGGATGCTCTGGAGAAGGAATTGCGTGGAGAGTGGCCGGGCAAACGTGAAGCTCTCGAACGTCTTGGCCGGCAGTTCCTGCAGTACCCGATGGAAAGATTCGCTCTCAACTCGACCTCCTCCGATGACCCGGCCGTCGTGCGTACCTACTACGAAGGCTCAGCAAGACCGCCGGGGGTTCTCTGCATCATGCCGGAGGTTCGCTATCACAAACCCCAGCAGAAGCGCTATCAGATATCCCGTTGCATTCCGCCGGAAACCCGGGCTTCCGCAGGCAGTATTCTGTCGGAGGGACGGGTATTTCCGCCGGAATGA
- a CDS encoding FkbM family methyltransferase, translating to MPHLREPVPLNVGLRENVSLYTYKQNDVISELIYAYRVWESIETRLISANVRPGDVVIDLGANIGYYTTICSRLVGPHGQVHAFEPDDKNFLTLQLNLALNNIQNVKPVKAVVSDSEGIAVFELRSQVNDGAHMVVHGDSQAEGGFSRTCHPKLTLDQYLKHNPQIDRINFIKMDTQGSEPFILKGAQDAIRSNRNHLKMVIEFDPVWVQSIGGEDPIEYLSWIESMGFKLFHIDKLSDSVVPLGDKKEFVERVKASDGVTWVKSEAFADLVVVPKDFQGSVALSPQLS from the coding sequence TTGCCTCATCTCCGTGAGCCGGTGCCGTTGAATGTGGGTCTCAGGGAAAATGTGAGCTTGTATACCTACAAGCAGAACGATGTTATTTCTGAACTCATCTATGCCTACCGTGTCTGGGAGAGCATCGAGACCCGGCTTATCTCTGCGAATGTCCGCCCTGGAGACGTCGTCATCGATCTTGGCGCGAACATTGGATACTACACGACCATCTGCAGCAGGCTCGTTGGTCCGCATGGCCAGGTGCATGCCTTTGAGCCGGATGATAAAAACTTCCTGACGCTGCAGCTGAATCTGGCGTTGAACAACATCCAGAACGTCAAGCCCGTGAAAGCTGTCGTCTCTGACTCGGAAGGCATCGCGGTTTTTGAACTGCGTTCGCAGGTAAACGACGGTGCGCACATGGTGGTGCACGGTGACTCGCAGGCGGAAGGTGGCTTCTCAAGAACATGCCATCCCAAGCTGACGCTGGACCAGTACCTCAAGCACAATCCTCAAATCGACAGGATCAATTTCATCAAGATGGATACGCAGGGCTCGGAACCTTTCATTTTGAAGGGAGCCCAGGATGCCATCCGCTCGAACCGTAATCATCTCAAGATGGTCATCGAGTTTGATCCCGTTTGGGTCCAGAGCATCGGCGGCGAGGACCCCATCGAGTACCTTTCTTGGATTGAGTCGATGGGCTTCAAATTGTTCCACATCGACAAGTTGTCAGACAGTGTCGTGCCACTGGGTGACAAGAAGGAATTTGTGGAGCGGGTGAAGGCCAGCGATGGCGTTACGTGGGTGAAAAGCGAGGCGTTTGCAGACCTGGTGGTCGTGCCGAAGGATTTCCAGGGCTCGGTTGCCCTTTCCCCTCAGCTGTCCTGA